A single genomic interval of Lactococcus sp. S-13 harbors:
- a CDS encoding recombinase family protein, translated as MKIGYARVSTLQQTLEHQIETLKEAGTEKIYRRYC; from the coding sequence ATGAAAATCGGATATGCACGTGTTAGCACATTGCAACAAACATTGGAACATCAAATTGAAACTTTGAAAGAGGCAGGAACTGAAAAAATTTACAGGCGCTACTGTTGA
- a CDS encoding tyrosine-type recombinase/integrase codes for MHGLRHTHTAMLQYKNVDIHLISQRLGHRSIKITPYVYAHMMKEYRFNEDGKIKNIFEELNNSIIARKK; via the coding sequence TTGCATGGATTGCGACATACCCACACAGCTATGTTACAATATAAAAATGTAGATATTCATCTCATTTCTCAAAGGCTTGGGCATCGCTCTATCAAAATAACGCCCTACGTCTATGCTCATATGATGAAAGAGTATCGGTTCAACGAAGATGGAAAAATTAAAAACATCTTCGAGGAGTTGAATAACAGCATTATCGCCAGAAAAAAGTGA
- a CDS encoding nicotinate-nucleotide adenylyltransferase has product MNRGSRKKVGILGGNFNPVHHAHLMVADQVAQQMQLDQVLLMPENIPPHIDEKTTISPEHRVKMLELAIADNPRLSLELSEIERGGKSYTYDSLKFLTEKNPTTDYYFIIGSDMVDYLPKWYKIEELLKMVHFIAIKRNETVQESLYPVTWLNVPLLPISSTMIREMIENKIAPTYLLPQNVLNYINETKIYQKKHD; this is encoded by the coding sequence ATGAATAGAGGCTCTAGAAAAAAAGTTGGAATTCTGGGCGGGAACTTCAATCCCGTTCATCACGCCCACCTAATGGTTGCTGATCAAGTCGCTCAACAAATGCAACTTGACCAAGTATTACTCATGCCCGAAAACATCCCGCCGCATATCGATGAAAAAACAACGATTTCACCAGAACATCGCGTCAAAATGTTAGAACTTGCCATCGCCGACAACCCACGCCTCTCCCTCGAACTCAGCGAAATTGAACGTGGTGGAAAATCTTATACCTATGACAGTTTAAAATTTCTCACCGAAAAAAATCCCACCACCGATTATTATTTCATCATCGGCAGCGACATGGTGGACTATTTGCCCAAATGGTACAAAATTGAAGAACTGCTCAAAATGGTTCACTTTATCGCGATTAAACGCAATGAAACCGTCCAAGAGAGCCTTTACCCTGTCACTTGGCTCAATGTACCTCTTCTCCCCATTTCCAGCACCATGATTCGGGAAATGATTGAAAACAAGATTGCCCCTACTTACCTTCTTCCCCAAAACGTCCTCAACTACATCAACGAAACAAAAATTTATCAAAAAAAGCACGATTAA
- a CDS encoding chloride channel protein: protein MNFFKITISRATLLSLFLAVIIGGIVGAVDALFGRVLIAITAFRDNHAVYLLPFLAVAGLVIIYFYQHFGKESQKGMGLIFEAGNHGRKELPKRLVPLIIFSTWLSHLFGASVGREGVAVQIGGVIGHTFGKWLSDKEAQKILLITGMAAGFAGLFQTPIAAAFFAIEILMLGKIEYRALMPALLGAYVASGTSHWLGLEKFSFLVSTKITLDPLNLVKLLLVAICFGLVGRLFAQSLAYLKKRFAEKMSNPYQRIFIMGLILSAGLLFIHLDRYAGLGTNLIALSFNGGQIHTYDWLLKLVFTVLTIAAGFQGGEVTPLFAIGSTLGATLALLLGLPVELMAAAGYVSIFSAATNSYFGPIFIAAEVFGFGSVQYILPIMTIAYVLNGNQSIYAQEVLNLEV from the coding sequence ATGAATTTTTTTAAAATTACAATATCACGAGCGACGCTTTTATCCCTTTTTTTGGCGGTGATTATTGGGGGGATTGTTGGTGCGGTGGATGCACTTTTTGGTCGTGTATTGATTGCGATTACGGCTTTTCGCGACAATCATGCCGTATATTTACTGCCTTTTTTGGCGGTTGCAGGGCTTGTGATTATCTACTTTTATCAGCATTTTGGCAAAGAAAGTCAAAAAGGGATGGGGCTGATTTTTGAGGCGGGAAATCATGGGCGTAAGGAGCTTCCTAAGCGCTTGGTTCCTTTGATTATCTTTTCAACTTGGCTGTCACATTTATTTGGAGCGAGCGTTGGACGTGAAGGGGTTGCGGTACAAATTGGCGGTGTGATTGGCCATACTTTTGGCAAATGGTTATCGGATAAAGAAGCACAAAAAATCTTGCTTATCACAGGGATGGCGGCTGGTTTTGCGGGACTTTTCCAGACGCCAATCGCAGCAGCATTTTTCGCTATTGAAATCTTGATGCTGGGGAAAATTGAATATCGCGCGCTGATGCCAGCGCTCTTGGGAGCTTATGTGGCAAGTGGAACGTCGCACTGGTTGGGCTTAGAAAAATTTTCTTTTTTGGTTTCCACAAAAATAACGCTAGATCCATTGAACCTTGTAAAGCTGCTCTTGGTTGCGATTTGTTTTGGTTTAGTCGGACGTCTTTTTGCTCAAAGTCTAGCTTATTTGAAGAAAAGATTTGCTGAAAAAATGTCAAATCCTTACCAACGAATTTTCATAATGGGACTTATTTTGAGCGCAGGTTTATTGTTTATCCATTTGGATCGTTACGCTGGTTTGGGGACAAATTTGATTGCTTTGAGCTTTAATGGTGGACAGATTCACACCTATGATTGGCTTTTGAAATTAGTGTTCACGGTGCTAACGATTGCGGCTGGCTTTCAAGGGGGGGAAGTAACTCCGCTTTTTGCGATTGGTTCAACCTTGGGAGCCACTTTAGCGCTTCTTTTGGGCTTACCTGTGGAATTGATGGCAGCAGCTGGCTACGTCTCTATCTTTTCAGCAGCGACAAATAGTTATTTTGGCCCAATTTTTATCGCAGCAGAAGTCTTTGGCTTTGGTTCGGTGCAGTATATTTTGCCAATCATGACCATCGCCTATGTCTTAAATGGCAACCAATCCATTTACGCCCAAGAGGTTTTGAATCTGGAGGTTTGA
- a CDS encoding DUF896 domain-containing protein, which translates to MAITNEQIARINALARKKKAEGLTSEELAEQATLRRIYIDSVKANFRSQVETIKVIDEKTGEDVTPEKLKKIQKENGMRD; encoded by the coding sequence ATGGCAATTACAAATGAACAAATCGCGCGCATCAACGCGTTAGCGCGGAAGAAAAAAGCAGAGGGACTGACGTCAGAAGAGCTGGCAGAGCAAGCAACTTTGCGCCGAATCTACATTGACAGCGTCAAAGCAAATTTTCGCTCGCAAGTAGAAACAATCAAAGTGATTGACGAAAAAACTGGCGAAGATGTAACTCCTGAGAAGCTCAAAAAAATTCAAAAAGAAAACGGAATGCGTGATTAA
- the glyS gene encoding glycine--tRNA ligase subunit beta — protein MANYLLEIGLEEVPAHLVTPSINQLAERMTAFLNENRLQFDQIVKFSTPRRLTVLVEGLAEQSEAIDEEVKGPSAKIAKDSEGNWSKAIQGFSRGQGVTPDDLVLNGDYYFAKKHIEGVKASDLLAKIGAEVISKMTFSTYMKWGNNDFLFVRPIQWLVSLLENEVIAFDLLDVTADRFSRGHRFLADVEIELENASEYASKLPEYFVMVDAEHRKAEISAQILALAAENQWQVTLHKDLLEEVNNIVEYPTAFVGAFDPKYLSVPAEVLVTSMRDNQRYFEVYNQNGELAPNFISVRNGNAEHIENVVLGNEKVLVARLEDAEFFWKEDQKLKIEDLVAKLSKVTFHAKIGSITEHMARTKEVAARLAEIAGLTATEKADVARAAEIYKFDLLTGMVGEFDELQGVMGEKYALLAGENANVAAAIREHYMPTSAEGALPETKVGSVLAAVDKIDSVLSFFNVGLIPSGSNDPYALRRAVQGLTRIIEKMNWRFDFAAFIDQFTGENHAELLDFVKARVQKILLEKLDRYDIVEAAINGSKFDIANMMEAAFVIDSHKLHEPFKPAIENVSRTINLVKKATEIGKVDPVFFESEAEQKLYDAIDALQEDWAEMTCELKFRTIVHGLAPAIELFFENVMVMVENERVRENRLALLAQVVVLTGSLADFSLINTK, from the coding sequence ATGGCAAATTACTTACTTGAAATCGGTCTGGAAGAAGTTCCTGCACACTTGGTGACTCCTTCAATCAATCAATTGGCAGAGCGGATGACAGCCTTCTTGAATGAAAATCGTTTGCAATTTGACCAAATTGTGAAATTTTCAACACCTCGTCGCTTGACTGTCCTTGTCGAAGGATTGGCAGAGCAATCGGAAGCAATTGATGAAGAAGTCAAAGGGCCTTCAGCTAAAATTGCTAAAGATTCTGAAGGAAATTGGTCAAAAGCAATTCAAGGCTTCTCGCGTGGACAAGGGGTAACTCCAGATGACTTAGTACTCAATGGCGATTATTATTTTGCTAAAAAACATATTGAGGGTGTCAAAGCGAGCGATTTACTTGCTAAAATCGGGGCGGAAGTTATTTCGAAAATGACTTTCTCGACCTACATGAAGTGGGGCAATAATGATTTTCTCTTTGTACGTCCAATCCAGTGGCTCGTTTCCCTTTTGGAAAATGAAGTGATTGCCTTTGACTTGCTGGATGTGACAGCGGATCGTTTTTCACGTGGACATCGTTTTCTTGCGGATGTTGAAATTGAACTGGAAAATGCTTCTGAGTATGCTAGCAAATTGCCTGAGTATTTTGTGATGGTTGATGCAGAACATCGTAAAGCAGAAATTTCAGCACAAATCTTGGCCTTGGCTGCAGAAAATCAATGGCAAGTGACTTTACACAAAGATTTATTGGAAGAAGTGAACAATATTGTCGAATATCCGACAGCTTTTGTTGGTGCTTTTGATCCGAAATATTTGTCTGTTCCAGCGGAAGTTTTGGTGACTTCAATGCGGGATAATCAACGTTACTTTGAAGTTTATAATCAAAATGGAGAATTGGCCCCAAACTTTATCTCTGTTCGTAACGGGAATGCTGAACATATCGAAAATGTCGTGCTTGGAAATGAAAAAGTCTTGGTCGCTCGTCTGGAAGATGCAGAATTTTTCTGGAAGGAAGACCAAAAACTCAAGATTGAAGATCTCGTTGCCAAACTTTCTAAAGTGACTTTCCATGCCAAAATTGGTTCGATCACAGAACACATGGCTCGCACTAAAGAAGTAGCGGCACGCCTCGCAGAGATTGCAGGATTGACAGCTACTGAGAAAGCTGATGTTGCACGTGCTGCTGAAATTTACAAATTTGACCTTTTGACAGGAATGGTCGGTGAATTTGATGAATTGCAAGGGGTGATGGGTGAAAAATATGCCCTTTTAGCAGGTGAAAATGCGAACGTTGCGGCGGCGATTCGGGAACATTATATGCCAACTTCAGCCGAAGGTGCTTTGCCTGAAACAAAAGTTGGCAGCGTGCTTGCGGCGGTAGACAAGATTGACTCAGTACTTTCGTTCTTTAATGTGGGCTTGATTCCTTCTGGATCAAACGACCCTTATGCTTTGCGTCGTGCGGTGCAAGGGCTGACTCGAATTATCGAGAAAATGAACTGGCGCTTTGATTTTGCAGCTTTTATTGATCAATTTACTGGTGAAAATCATGCGGAACTTTTGGATTTTGTGAAAGCGCGTGTGCAAAAAATCTTGTTGGAAAAATTGGATCGTTATGACATTGTAGAAGCAGCAATCAATGGTTCTAAGTTTGATATTGCCAATATGATGGAAGCAGCTTTTGTGATTGATTCACACAAACTTCATGAGCCATTTAAACCAGCGATTGAAAATGTGTCACGGACAATCAATTTGGTGAAAAAAGCCACTGAAATTGGAAAAGTAGATCCTGTTTTCTTTGAATCTGAAGCAGAGCAAAAACTCTATGATGCGATTGATGCCTTGCAAGAGGATTGGGCAGAGATGACTTGCGAGCTCAAATTTAGAACAATTGTGCATGGATTAGCACCAGCAATTGAACTCTTCTTTGAAAATGTTATGGTCATGGTGGAAAATGAGCGGGTTCGTGAAAACCGCTTGGCTTTACTTGCGCAAGTTGTTGTTTTGACAGGAAGTTTGGCTGATTTTAGTTTGATTAACACAAAATAA
- the glyQ gene encoding glycine--tRNA ligase subunit alpha → MADNKLSFQDIILTLQGFWSKQGANLMQAYDNEVGAGTMSPYTFLRSNGPEPWGAAYVQPSRRPADGRYGENPNRLFQHHQFQVVLKPSPKNIQELYLQSLAALGIDALEHDIRFVEDNWENPSMGCAGIGWEVWIDGQECTQFTYFQQVGGIEVDSVTSEITYGLERIATVVQEVDDVYDLEWGNGVAYGDIFKEPEYEHSKFAFEESNQELLLQLFGEYEQEALTLLDKGLVHPAYDYILKSSHTFNLLDARGAVSVTERAGYMHRVRTMARKVAKTFIEERAKLGFPLLKDEVLREKYLGKNGKYTKVVEGDEK, encoded by the coding sequence ATGGCAGATAATAAATTATCATTTCAAGACATCATCTTGACTTTGCAAGGCTTCTGGTCTAAGCAAGGCGCAAACTTGATGCAAGCTTACGACAACGAAGTGGGTGCTGGGACAATGAGTCCTTATACTTTCTTGCGCTCAAATGGCCCTGAGCCTTGGGGCGCAGCGTATGTGCAGCCTTCACGTCGTCCTGCTGATGGACGTTACGGGGAAAATCCAAACCGACTTTTCCAACACCACCAATTTCAAGTGGTTTTGAAACCTTCGCCTAAAAATATTCAAGAACTCTATCTGCAAAGTTTGGCTGCGCTTGGAATTGATGCCCTTGAACACGACATCCGTTTTGTTGAGGATAACTGGGAAAATCCGTCAATGGGCTGTGCTGGTATCGGTTGGGAAGTTTGGATTGACGGGCAAGAATGTACCCAATTTACTTACTTCCAACAAGTCGGTGGGATTGAAGTTGATTCTGTGACCAGTGAAATTACCTACGGTCTTGAACGGATTGCAACTGTTGTGCAAGAAGTGGATGATGTTTATGATCTCGAATGGGGAAATGGCGTGGCATATGGTGATATTTTCAAAGAACCTGAGTACGAACATTCAAAATTCGCTTTTGAGGAATCAAATCAAGAACTTTTGCTTCAGTTGTTTGGTGAATATGAGCAAGAAGCCTTGACTTTATTGGATAAAGGTTTGGTTCATCCGGCTTATGACTATATCTTGAAATCTTCACACACCTTTAATTTGCTTGATGCGCGTGGGGCAGTGTCTGTAACGGAGCGTGCAGGTTATATGCATCGTGTGCGTACAATGGCGCGTAAAGTGGCAAAAACTTTCATCGAAGAACGTGCGAAGCTCGGTTTCCCTTTGCTTAAAGATGAAGTTTTGCGTGAAAAATATCTGGGTAAAAATGGGAAATACACTAAGGTTGTAGAAGGAGATGAAAAATAA